The Amycolatopsis sp. DG1A-15b genome window below encodes:
- a CDS encoding Lrp/AsnC family transcriptional regulator — MDHLDDVDWRLLELLQADGRLSFTELGRRVSLSGSAVTERVRRLEERGVITGYAASVDTTKLGLPIEALVRARVRSLDTPRFRTAVLPLPQLVAADHVTGEECWVLRVLCRDTAELEELVEKVQRYGETTTSLVLSSPLRRRPPARPGAG, encoded by the coding sequence GTGGACCACCTCGACGACGTCGACTGGCGCCTGCTGGAGCTCCTGCAAGCCGACGGCCGCCTGAGTTTCACGGAGCTGGGGCGCCGGGTATCTCTGTCCGGCTCGGCGGTGACGGAACGCGTCCGCCGCCTTGAGGAGCGCGGCGTGATCACGGGCTACGCGGCGAGCGTCGACACGACGAAGCTGGGGCTGCCGATCGAGGCGTTGGTGCGAGCCCGGGTCCGGAGTCTCGACACACCCCGGTTCCGCACGGCGGTGCTCCCGCTGCCGCAGCTGGTGGCGGCGGATCACGTGACGGGTGAGGAGTGCTGGGTCCTGCGGGTGCTGTGCCGGGACACGGCTGAGCTGGAGGAGCTGGTCGAGAAGGTGCAGCGCTACGGGGAGACGACGACGTCGCTGGTGTTGTCGTCCCCGTTGAGGAGGCGGCCGCCGGCCCGGCCGGGGGCGGGGTGA
- a CDS encoding acyl-CoA thioesterase encodes MTDREPFRTRIKVRHYELDTLGHLNHAVYHSYGEVSRLELLEASGALKGLPGVAAVLLETHVVFRRELRAGDEVEVTCEAKFGSGKTFKMDSNIIKLDGTLAAEITCTLGLMDLERRKLVEDPRGKFEAAGADLKLLSTSE; translated from the coding sequence GTGACCGATCGCGAGCCGTTCCGCACCCGGATCAAGGTGCGGCACTACGAGCTGGACACCTTGGGCCACCTCAACCACGCCGTGTACCACTCGTACGGCGAGGTCTCCCGCCTGGAGCTGCTCGAAGCGTCGGGCGCGCTGAAGGGCCTTCCGGGCGTGGCGGCGGTGCTGCTGGAGACGCACGTGGTGTTCCGCCGCGAGCTGCGCGCGGGCGACGAGGTCGAGGTGACGTGCGAGGCCAAGTTCGGCAGCGGCAAGACGTTCAAGATGGATTCGAACATCATCAAGCTCGACGGCACGCTGGCCGCGGAGATCACCTGCACGCTGGGGTTGATGGACCTGGAGCGCCGCAAACTGGTCGAGGACCCGCGCGGCAAGTTCGAGGCGGCGGGCGCGGACCTGAAGCTGCTGTCGACATCGGAGTGA
- the glnA gene encoding type I glutamate--ammonia ligase: MPTTPDDIQRLIADEDVEVIDVQFCDLPGVMQHFTVPAKAFTEEAYEEGLAFDGSSVRGFQSIHESDMLLLPDAATARIDPFRKAKTLALNFFVHDPFTREAYSRDPRNIARKAEQYIAEYGVADNVYFGPEAEFYIFDSIRFDSAEHASFHEIDSVEGWWNTGADEVGGNQGYKTKFKGGYFPVPPVDHFADLRDDIVRNLQGSGFEIERAHHEVGTAGQTEINYKFNTLLHAADDLQLFKYIVKNTVFAAGKTATFMPKPLAGDNGSGMHCHQSLWKDGQPLFHDESGYAGLSDTARHYIGGLLKHAPSLLAFTNPTVNSYHRLVPGFEAPVSLVYSQRNRSACVRIPITGNNPKAKRAEFRCPDSSGNPYLAFSAMMMAGLDGIRNKIEPPEPIDKDLYELPPEEAKDVKLVPGDLGTVLNTLEADHDYLLEGGVFTPDVIETWISYKRENEIDPLRLRPHPYEFSLYYDV, from the coding sequence GTGCCCACTACTCCAGACGACATCCAGCGCCTCATCGCTGACGAGGACGTCGAGGTCATCGACGTCCAGTTCTGCGACCTGCCCGGCGTGATGCAGCACTTCACGGTGCCCGCGAAGGCCTTCACCGAAGAGGCCTACGAAGAGGGTCTCGCGTTCGACGGCTCCTCGGTGCGCGGCTTCCAGTCCATTCACGAGTCCGACATGCTGCTGCTGCCGGACGCGGCGACCGCGCGGATCGACCCGTTCCGCAAGGCGAAGACCCTCGCGCTCAACTTCTTCGTGCACGACCCGTTCACGCGTGAGGCGTACAGCCGCGACCCGCGCAACATCGCGCGCAAGGCCGAGCAGTACATCGCCGAGTACGGCGTCGCCGACAACGTCTACTTCGGTCCCGAAGCCGAGTTCTACATCTTCGACTCGATCCGCTTCGACTCCGCGGAGCACGCCTCCTTCCACGAGATCGACTCCGTCGAGGGCTGGTGGAACACGGGCGCCGACGAGGTCGGCGGCAACCAGGGCTACAAGACGAAGTTCAAGGGCGGCTACTTCCCGGTCCCGCCGGTCGACCACTTCGCCGACCTGCGCGACGACATCGTCCGCAACCTGCAGGGCTCCGGTTTCGAGATCGAGCGCGCGCACCACGAGGTGGGCACCGCCGGCCAGACCGAGATCAACTACAAGTTCAACACGCTGCTGCACGCCGCGGACGACCTGCAGCTGTTCAAGTACATCGTGAAGAACACGGTGTTCGCCGCGGGCAAGACGGCGACGTTCATGCCGAAGCCCCTCGCCGGCGACAACGGCTCGGGCATGCACTGCCACCAGTCGCTGTGGAAGGACGGCCAGCCGCTGTTCCACGACGAGTCGGGCTACGCCGGCCTGTCGGACACCGCGCGCCACTACATCGGCGGCCTGCTCAAGCACGCCCCGAGCCTGCTGGCCTTCACGAACCCGACGGTGAACTCCTACCACCGCCTGGTCCCGGGCTTCGAGGCGCCGGTTTCGCTGGTCTACTCGCAGCGCAACCGCTCGGCCTGCGTCCGCATCCCGATCACGGGCAACAACCCGAAGGCGAAGCGCGCCGAGTTCCGCTGCCCGGACTCGTCGGGCAACCCGTACCTGGCGTTCTCGGCGATGATGATGGCCGGCCTCGACGGCATCCGGAACAAGATCGAGCCGCCGGAGCCGATCGACAAGGACCTCTACGAGCTCCCGCCCGAGGAGGCCAAGGACGTCAAGCTGGTCCCGGGCGACCTGGGCACGGTCCTGAACACGCTGGAGGCGGACCACGACTACCTCCTCGAGGGTGGCGTGTTCACCCCCGACGTGATCGAGACGTGGATCTCGTACAAGCGCGAGAACGAGATCGACCCGCTGCGCCTGCGCCCGCACCCGTACGAGTTCTCCCTGTACTACGACGTGTGA
- a CDS encoding RDD family protein — protein MPESGVGSAASGGARLLGLILDLVVAALVTAIFVHPSLRDPAAMQQFNLWSGGVWAIISVVSAGFFGFTPGMGAVGIRVARLDGAALVGPVRALVRAVLTFVIIPAAVRNADGRSWLDRLTGTVVIRMR, from the coding sequence TTGCCCGAATCCGGCGTCGGTTCGGCGGCAAGCGGGGGCGCGCGGCTGCTCGGGCTGATCCTCGACCTCGTCGTCGCGGCCCTGGTCACGGCGATCTTCGTGCACCCCAGCCTGCGGGACCCGGCCGCGATGCAGCAGTTCAACCTCTGGTCCGGCGGTGTGTGGGCGATCATCTCGGTCGTGTCCGCCGGCTTCTTCGGCTTCACCCCCGGCATGGGCGCCGTCGGCATCCGCGTCGCCCGGCTCGACGGCGCCGCGCTGGTCGGGCCGGTGCGGGCGCTGGTGCGGGCGGTGCTGACCTTCGTCATCATCCCGGCCGCGGTCCGCAACGCCGACGGCCGCAGCTGGCTCGACCGGCTGACCGGCACCGTCGTGATCCGGATGCGCTAG
- a CDS encoding type 1 glutamine amidotransferase codes for MTRILIIQPDASDPLGPLGDWLTEAGAELDIRLQPEQSLPDLDGYQAVVCLGGGMAAEDDAKHPWLADVRRLLAKAAAKNLPTLGICLGAQLLAVATGGRVEVAPDGPEVGPHLVSKKDAAWTDPLFADLPLVQDVLQFHTDAITRLPPGAELLASSPRYAHQAYRLGRCVYGVQFHIETTPEVVESWAAECPEEAEFARPGALEHEALVTVHADIDETWRPFAHRFVKLAAGELAPAMASHRTLPLA; via the coding sequence GTGACCCGAATCCTGATCATCCAGCCGGACGCGTCGGACCCGCTGGGCCCCCTCGGCGACTGGCTGACCGAGGCCGGCGCGGAACTCGACATTCGCCTGCAGCCGGAGCAGAGCCTGCCTGACCTCGACGGCTACCAGGCCGTCGTCTGCCTCGGCGGCGGCATGGCCGCGGAGGACGACGCCAAGCACCCGTGGCTCGCCGACGTCCGGCGGCTGCTGGCCAAGGCGGCGGCGAAGAACCTGCCCACGCTCGGGATCTGCCTCGGCGCCCAGCTGCTGGCCGTCGCGACCGGTGGCCGCGTCGAGGTCGCTCCCGACGGGCCGGAGGTCGGTCCGCACCTCGTCAGCAAGAAGGACGCGGCGTGGACCGACCCGCTGTTCGCCGACCTGCCGCTCGTGCAGGACGTCCTGCAGTTCCACACCGACGCCATCACGCGGCTCCCACCCGGCGCGGAACTGCTCGCGTCCTCGCCGCGCTACGCGCACCAGGCCTACCGGCTCGGGCGTTGTGTCTACGGTGTCCAGTTCCACATCGAGACGACGCCCGAGGTCGTCGAGAGCTGGGCCGCGGAATGCCCCGAAGAAGCCGAATTCGCCCGCCCGGGCGCACTCGAGCACGAAGCGTTGGTCACCGTGCACGCCGACATCGACGAAACCTGGCGCCCCTTCGCGCACAGGTTCGTCAAACTGGCGGCCGGTGAACTCGCGCCCGCGATGGCGAGTCACCGTACTTTGCCGCTGGCTTAA
- a CDS encoding rhodanese-like domain-containing protein, with protein MTRTLAFPAAAPAAAVEYFGAELGFEVDPDDLVQDLEAGRTDGYVVVETRAAEAFAHARIPGAINLPYRDLTPETTSHLDRDLVYVCYCESTVCNAATKGALKLAELGFKVKRLSGGITGWIAAGYPVEGAVLEGAVLEGDKAGGIRCAC; from the coding sequence ATGACACGCACCCTCGCCTTTCCCGCCGCGGCACCGGCGGCCGCCGTCGAGTACTTCGGCGCCGAACTCGGCTTCGAGGTCGATCCCGACGATCTCGTCCAGGACCTCGAAGCCGGACGCACCGATGGTTACGTCGTCGTCGAGACGCGGGCGGCCGAAGCCTTCGCCCACGCCCGCATCCCCGGCGCGATCAACCTGCCCTACCGCGACCTGACGCCCGAGACGACCTCGCACCTGGACCGCGACCTCGTGTACGTCTGCTACTGCGAAAGCACCGTCTGCAACGCCGCCACGAAGGGCGCGCTCAAGCTCGCCGAGCTCGGCTTCAAGGTGAAACGGCTCTCCGGCGGCATCACCGGCTGGATCGCCGCCGGCTACCCGGTCGAAGGCGCCGTCCTCGAAGGTGCTGTCCTCGAAGGCGACAAAGCCGGAGGAATCCGCTGTGCCTGCTGA
- a CDS encoding bifunctional [glutamine synthetase] adenylyltransferase/[glutamine synthetase]-adenylyl-L-tyrosine phosphorylase, producing MADRARTTASAARYGFTDPRAEGQLRAAGWWADGGPAEPAADVLAALSRTADPDLALRGLDRIREADAAEWTDLEERLRAHRTFRGRFLSVLGTSSALADFLAANPDQWRSLTGDKCTDSACYREALRTALLAGDGSVLTGLKAEHALKVAYRGQLLGIAAADLGHVVEAGLEHPSYAEVAAQLTELAEAALAAGLIVAEAEAGASAEGTLAIIAMGKCGGRELNYVSDVDVIFAGEGDLGLATRLASTTMRVVGKACFEVDAALRPEGKAGALVRTVDSHHGYYQKWAKTWEFQALLKARPVAGDAELGRQYAEMVAPLVWSAADRENFVAEVQQMRRRVEGHVPSEHAERELKLGRGGLRDVEFAVQLLQLVHGRVDADLRSPSTMDALEALGEGGYVGRQDAAELGASYEFLRMIEHRLQLRRLRRTHLFPAPADTDELRILARASGIKASGGKSQGEALLAEFRRHGKGIRRLHEKIFYRPLLQSVANVPAEALRLTTKQAASRLAALGYTAPDGALQHIKTLTAGVSRRAAIQQALLPVLLDLFADTPDPDGGLLSYRKVSEALEDTPWYLRVLRDEGTVVENLAFLLGTSRLVPDLLVRAPEVLQLLGDPARLLGRTPAEVATSLRAAVRRQPGLNAAVAAARSLRRHELLRIACADLLGLLDVPEVCEALSSVWVAVLQGALAAAFRQRQAELGRTPARIAVIGMGRLGGAELGYGSDADVLFVCEPSEGVSDADAVKFASSVAETVRKMLGAPSSDPALEVDADLRPEGRSGPLVRTLESYRAYYARWGEVWEAQALLRARFIAGDDELGARFIAMIDPIRYPPGLDATKAREIRRIKARVETERMPRGADATLHTKLGRGGLADVEWTVQLLQLQHAHEVEGLRTTSTLDALAVLPEAGLAEQPETDSLAEAWLLATRVRNAGMLVRGKAVDQVPGSGRDLTAVARVLGQSAGDDPGEFLDTYRRITRRAHAVVEHLFYEA from the coding sequence ATGGCAGACCGCGCGCGAACGACCGCTTCGGCGGCGAGGTACGGCTTCACCGATCCCCGTGCCGAGGGTCAGTTGCGCGCGGCCGGCTGGTGGGCCGACGGCGGTCCGGCCGAGCCGGCCGCCGACGTGCTCGCGGCGTTGTCCCGCACCGCCGACCCGGACCTCGCGCTGCGCGGCCTGGACCGGATCCGTGAGGCCGACGCCGCCGAGTGGACCGACCTCGAAGAGCGGCTCCGCGCCCACCGGACGTTCCGCGGCCGCTTCCTCAGCGTGCTCGGGACGTCGAGCGCGCTCGCCGACTTCCTCGCCGCCAACCCGGACCAGTGGCGCTCGCTCACCGGGGACAAGTGCACCGACTCCGCCTGCTACCGCGAGGCCTTGCGCACGGCGCTGCTGGCCGGCGACGGTTCGGTGCTCACCGGGCTCAAAGCCGAACACGCCCTCAAGGTCGCCTACCGCGGCCAGCTGCTCGGCATCGCCGCCGCCGACCTCGGGCACGTCGTCGAGGCCGGGCTCGAGCACCCGAGCTACGCCGAGGTCGCGGCGCAGCTGACCGAGCTCGCCGAAGCCGCGCTCGCCGCCGGGCTGATCGTCGCCGAGGCCGAAGCCGGCGCGTCCGCCGAGGGCACCTTGGCGATCATCGCGATGGGCAAGTGCGGCGGCCGGGAGCTCAACTACGTCAGCGACGTCGACGTCATCTTCGCCGGCGAGGGCGACCTCGGCCTCGCGACGCGGCTGGCGAGCACGACGATGCGCGTCGTCGGGAAGGCGTGCTTCGAGGTCGACGCGGCGCTGCGCCCCGAGGGCAAGGCCGGCGCGCTCGTCCGCACGGTGGACAGCCACCACGGCTACTACCAGAAGTGGGCCAAGACCTGGGAGTTCCAGGCGCTGCTCAAGGCGCGGCCGGTGGCGGGCGACGCCGAGCTCGGCCGCCAGTACGCCGAAATGGTGGCGCCGCTGGTGTGGTCGGCGGCCGACCGGGAGAACTTCGTCGCCGAGGTGCAGCAGATGCGCCGCCGGGTCGAGGGCCACGTGCCGTCCGAGCACGCCGAGCGTGAGCTGAAGCTGGGGCGCGGTGGCCTGCGTGACGTCGAATTCGCGGTGCAGCTGCTGCAGCTCGTGCACGGCCGGGTCGACGCGGACCTGCGCTCACCGTCCACTATGGACGCGCTTGAGGCCCTCGGCGAAGGCGGCTACGTCGGTCGTCAGGACGCCGCCGAGCTGGGCGCGTCGTACGAGTTCCTGCGGATGATCGAGCACCGGCTGCAGCTGCGGCGGCTGCGCCGGACGCACCTGTTCCCGGCGCCGGCGGACACCGACGAGCTGCGCATCCTCGCCAGGGCGAGCGGGATCAAGGCGAGTGGCGGCAAGAGCCAGGGCGAGGCGCTGCTCGCGGAATTCCGGCGGCACGGCAAGGGAATTCGCCGCCTGCACGAGAAGATCTTCTACCGGCCGCTGCTGCAGTCCGTCGCGAACGTGCCGGCCGAGGCGCTGCGCCTGACGACCAAGCAGGCCGCCAGCCGCCTGGCCGCGCTCGGCTACACCGCGCCGGACGGCGCGCTCCAGCACATCAAGACCCTCACCGCGGGCGTCTCGCGGCGCGCGGCGATCCAGCAGGCGCTGCTGCCGGTGCTGCTCGACCTCTTCGCCGACACACCGGATCCCGACGGCGGCCTGCTGTCGTACCGGAAGGTGTCCGAGGCGCTCGAAGACACCCCGTGGTACCTGCGGGTCCTGCGCGACGAGGGCACGGTCGTGGAGAACCTGGCCTTCCTGCTGGGCACGTCGCGGCTGGTGCCCGACCTGCTGGTCCGCGCGCCGGAGGTGCTGCAGCTGCTCGGCGACCCGGCCCGGCTGCTGGGCCGCACGCCCGCCGAGGTGGCGACGTCGCTGCGGGCCGCGGTCCGGCGTCAGCCCGGGTTGAACGCCGCTGTCGCCGCCGCGCGTTCGCTGCGACGGCACGAACTCCTGCGCATCGCCTGCGCGGATCTGCTCGGGCTGCTCGACGTGCCCGAGGTCTGCGAAGCGCTTTCGAGCGTCTGGGTGGCCGTGCTGCAGGGCGCGCTGGCCGCGGCGTTCCGCCAGCGGCAGGCCGAGCTCGGCCGGACGCCGGCCCGTATCGCCGTCATCGGGATGGGCCGGCTCGGCGGCGCCGAACTCGGCTACGGCTCCGACGCGGACGTCCTCTTCGTCTGCGAGCCGTCCGAAGGGGTTTCGGACGCCGACGCCGTGAAGTTCGCTTCGTCGGTCGCGGAGACCGTCCGGAAGATGCTGGGCGCACCGAGTTCGGACCCGGCGCTGGAGGTCGACGCCGACCTGCGGCCGGAGGGCCGGAGCGGGCCGCTGGTCCGGACGCTGGAGTCGTACCGCGCCTACTACGCCCGGTGGGGCGAGGTGTGGGAGGCGCAGGCCCTGCTGCGGGCCCGGTTCATCGCCGGCGACGACGAGCTCGGCGCGCGGTTCATCGCGATGATCGACCCGATCCGCTACCCCCCGGGCTTGGACGCGACGAAGGCACGCGAGATCCGCCGCATCAAGGCCCGTGTCGAAACGGAGCGGATGCCGCGCGGCGCCGACGCGACACTGCACACGAAGCTCGGCCGCGGCGGCCTCGCCGACGTCGAGTGGACGGTGCAGCTGCTGCAGCTCCAGCACGCCCACGAGGTCGAAGGCCTGCGGACGACGTCGACGCTCGACGCGCTGGCGGTGCTCCCGGAAGCGGGCCTGGCCGAGCAGCCCGAAACGGACTCGCTGGCCGAGGCGTGGCTGCTGGCGACCCGCGTGCGCAACGCGGGGATGCTGGTGCGCGGCAAGGCGGTCGACCAGGTACCGGGCTCGGGCCGCGACCTGACCGCGGTGGCGCGCGTCCTCGGCCAGTCGGCGGGCGACGACCCGGGCGAGTTCCTGGACACGTACCGCCGCATCACCCGGCGGGCGCACGCGGTGGTGGAGCACCTGTTCTACGAGGCCTGA
- a CDS encoding inorganic phosphate transporter: MQPSLLVVVVVVTALIFDFTNGFHDTANSMATSIATGALKPRVAVAISAVLNLVGAFLSVEVAKTISSGLVDDTKIGPAIVFGGLIGAIVWNLVTWFVGLPSSSSHALFGGLIGATWISAGADSVHFGKIVEKVLVPAAASPVIAGLVAMAATYVVYRFLVRGRPATRGFKVGQIVSASLVSLAHGTNDAQKTMGVITLTLVTAGSLPAGASPPVWVIVSAACALALGTYLGGWRITHTLGKGLTDIEGPQGFAAQTSSALVILVSSRLGFPLSTTHVCSGGIVGSGVGRRDAPVRWRMAGRMVIAWLFTLPAAAIVGAISGKVASLGSVGTIAVGLVGVGVGLGIYLLSRRHPVTAHSFQVPEPTPAGTEPGRLAA, from the coding sequence GTGCAACCCTCGTTGCTGGTCGTGGTCGTCGTCGTCACGGCCCTCATTTTCGATTTCACGAACGGGTTCCACGACACCGCGAACTCGATGGCGACGTCGATCGCCACCGGGGCCCTCAAGCCCCGCGTGGCCGTCGCGATCTCCGCCGTGCTGAACCTGGTCGGCGCGTTCCTGTCGGTCGAGGTCGCCAAGACGATCTCCAGCGGCCTGGTGGACGACACGAAGATCGGCCCGGCGATCGTCTTCGGCGGGCTGATCGGCGCCATCGTCTGGAACCTCGTGACGTGGTTCGTCGGCCTGCCGTCGAGTTCGTCGCACGCGTTGTTCGGCGGCCTGATCGGCGCCACCTGGATCTCCGCGGGGGCCGACTCGGTCCACTTCGGAAAGATCGTCGAGAAGGTGCTCGTCCCGGCCGCGGCCAGCCCGGTCATCGCCGGGCTCGTCGCGATGGCCGCCACCTACGTGGTCTACCGCTTCCTGGTGCGGGGCCGGCCGGCCACGCGCGGGTTCAAGGTCGGCCAGATCGTCTCGGCCTCCCTGGTCTCGCTCGCGCACGGCACCAACGACGCGCAGAAGACGATGGGCGTCATCACGCTCACGCTCGTCACCGCCGGCAGCCTCCCGGCGGGCGCGTCGCCACCCGTCTGGGTGATCGTCAGCGCCGCGTGCGCGCTCGCCCTCGGCACCTACCTCGGCGGCTGGCGCATCACCCACACCCTCGGCAAGGGCCTGACCGACATCGAAGGCCCACAGGGTTTCGCCGCCCAGACGAGCTCGGCGCTGGTCATCCTCGTCTCGTCGCGGCTGGGCTTCCCGCTGTCGACGACGCACGTCTGCTCCGGCGGGATCGTCGGCTCCGGCGTCGGCCGCCGCGACGCGCCGGTCCGCTGGCGGATGGCCGGCCGGATGGTCATCGCGTGGCTGTTCACCCTGCCCGCCGCCGCGATCGTCGGCGCGATCTCCGGCAAGGTCGCGTCGCTGGGCAGCGTCGGCACGATCGCCGTCGGTCTCGTCGGGGTCGGCGTGGGCCTCGGCATCTACCTCCTCTCGCGACGCCACCCCGTCACCGCGCACAGCTTCCAGGTGCCCGAGCCGACGCCCGCCGGGACCGAGCCGGGCCGGCTCGCCGCCTGA
- a CDS encoding DUF4191 domain-containing protein — MAGQQDKEAAKQAKKEKRAASKARRGQLFEAFKMQRKEDPWLIPWMVGSIVVVAGVAFGIGFFFGAQWVLLPLGLVLGALLAMIIFGRRVQKTVYSKADGQPGAAAWALENLRGRWKVTPTVAATTQLDAVHRVLGGPGVVLVAEGAPHRVKTLLAQEKKRVSRLIGDTPIYDVTIGHEDGQLPLKKLQGYLMKLPRNLKPAQVDALEAKLAALGNRGAALPKGPMPAGAKMRNVQRTIRRR, encoded by the coding sequence ATGGCGGGACAGCAGGACAAGGAAGCGGCCAAGCAGGCCAAGAAGGAGAAGCGCGCGGCGAGCAAGGCCCGCCGTGGCCAGCTCTTCGAGGCCTTCAAGATGCAGCGCAAGGAAGACCCCTGGCTCATCCCGTGGATGGTCGGGTCGATCGTCGTCGTCGCCGGCGTGGCGTTCGGGATCGGGTTCTTCTTCGGCGCGCAGTGGGTGCTGCTGCCGCTCGGCCTGGTGCTCGGCGCCCTGCTCGCCATGATCATCTTCGGCCGGCGCGTCCAGAAGACGGTCTACTCGAAGGCCGACGGCCAGCCCGGCGCCGCGGCGTGGGCGCTGGAGAACCTGCGCGGCCGCTGGAAGGTGACGCCGACCGTCGCGGCGACCACCCAGCTCGACGCCGTGCACCGCGTGCTCGGCGGCCCGGGCGTGGTGCTCGTCGCCGAAGGCGCGCCGCACCGCGTGAAGACCCTGCTCGCCCAGGAGAAGAAGCGCGTCTCCCGCCTGATCGGCGACACGCCGATCTACGACGTGACGATCGGCCACGAAGACGGCCAGCTCCCCCTGAAGAAGCTCCAGGGCTACCTGATGAAGCTGCCCCGCAACCTCAAGCCGGCCCAGGTCGACGCGCTCGAGGCGAAGCTGGCGGCGCTCGGCAACCGCGGCGCGGCACTGCCCAAGGGCCCGATGCCGGCCGGCGCGAAGATGCGCAACGTCCAGCGGACGATCCGCCGCCGCTGA
- a CDS encoding amidase has product MGRRPVFLAILAAALVLVPAAPVASAAPSRFDLDSADIPALQARMASGRLSAVGLTSTYLDRIHRIDGKVNAVLALNPSALGQAAASDARRRAHRLRGPLDGIPVLVKDNVDTRDQWTTAGSRALRSHPAADATLITRLRAAGAVILGKANLSEWANFRAAKPTSGWSGVGGQTNNPYVLDRNPCGSSAGSAAGVAASLAQVAIGSETDGSIVCPAGMTATVGHKPSLGLVSRTGVVPISAEQDTAGPIARNVVDVALTLSVLQGRDPSDPATLTYPRTQPKDYAKLLRPGVLRGARIGLWRLPVLGPATDAIMTSARDSLVKAGATVVDVTLPYQDRLGELEFPALLTEFHRDIDAYLATRPAGPRSLAELIAYNRADPLEQTCFAGQELFEQALAAPPPSDPGYLAGRAELTDLSRRSLDETLAAHGLDAIASPTNPPAWKTDCAVGDNDVIPSSTPAAVAGYPDVTVPAGFAGPLPVGISFMGARWSDARMLALAADFERVAPARVPPRYLPTSPS; this is encoded by the coding sequence ATGGGGCGGCGGCCGGTGTTCCTCGCGATCCTGGCCGCCGCACTCGTGCTCGTCCCCGCCGCGCCCGTCGCTTCGGCGGCTCCTTCGAGGTTCGACCTCGACTCCGCCGACATCCCGGCCCTGCAGGCGCGGATGGCGTCGGGCCGGCTCTCCGCCGTGGGCCTGACCAGCACTTACCTCGACCGGATTCACCGGATCGACGGTAAGGTCAACGCAGTCCTGGCACTCAACCCGTCGGCGCTCGGCCAGGCCGCGGCGAGCGACGCCCGGCGTCGCGCGCACCGCCTGCGCGGGCCGCTCGACGGCATCCCGGTGCTGGTCAAGGACAACGTCGACACCCGCGACCAGTGGACGACGGCCGGGTCGCGGGCGTTGCGCAGCCACCCGGCCGCGGACGCGACCCTGATCACGCGGTTGCGCGCGGCTGGCGCGGTGATCCTCGGCAAGGCGAACCTCTCCGAATGGGCGAACTTCCGCGCCGCGAAGCCGACGTCCGGCTGGTCGGGTGTCGGCGGGCAGACGAACAACCCGTACGTGTTGGACCGCAACCCGTGCGGGTCGTCCGCGGGGTCGGCGGCCGGCGTGGCGGCGTCGCTGGCCCAGGTCGCGATCGGCTCGGAGACGGACGGCTCGATCGTGTGCCCCGCCGGGATGACCGCGACGGTCGGGCACAAACCCAGCCTCGGCCTGGTCAGCCGCACCGGCGTGGTGCCGATTTCGGCCGAGCAGGACACCGCGGGCCCGATCGCCCGCAACGTGGTCGACGTGGCTTTGACGTTGTCGGTCCTGCAGGGGAGGGACCCGTCGGATCCGGCCACGCTCACCTATCCGCGCACCCAGCCGAAGGACTACGCGAAGCTGCTTCGCCCGGGCGTCCTGCGCGGCGCGCGGATCGGCCTGTGGCGGCTGCCGGTGCTCGGCCCGGCGACCGACGCGATCATGACGTCCGCCAGGGATTCCCTGGTCAAAGCGGGGGCGACGGTCGTCGACGTGACCCTGCCGTACCAGGACCGGCTGGGGGAGCTGGAGTTCCCGGCGCTGCTCACGGAGTTCCACCGGGACATCGACGCCTACCTGGCGACCCGCCCGGCCGGGCCCCGGAGCCTGGCCGAGCTGATCGCCTACAACCGCGCGGACCCGCTGGAGCAGACCTGTTTCGCGGGGCAGGAGCTGTTCGAGCAGGCACTGGCCGCGCCGCCGCCGTCGGACCCGGGCTACCTGGCCGGGCGCGCCGAGCTGACGGACCTTTCGCGCCGGTCCCTGGACGAGACGCTGGCCGCGCACGGCCTGGACGCGATCGCGTCCCCGACCAACCCGCCGGCGTGGAAAACGGACTGCGCGGTGGGCGACAACGACGTGATCCCCTCCTCGACCCCGGCCGCGGTGGCGGGCTACCCGGACGTGACGGTGCCGGCGGGGTTCGCCGGACCGCTCCCGGTGGGGATCTCGTTCATGGGTGCCCGGTGGTCCGACGCCCGGATGCTGGCGCTCGCGGCGGACTTCGAGCGGGTGGCTCCGGCGCGGGTCCCGCCGCGGTACTTGCCGACCTCGCCGTCGTAG